Within the candidate division KSB1 bacterium genome, the region GGCTCTTTTACAGAGTTGTTGGAAAAGGTCATAAAAGTCGGGAAGGCATTGGTAACGGCAGGAGATGAAGAATGAGCCGAATCAATGGCATGGAAAAAAAAGCCCGTGCGCGACGAGCCCTTCTGAAATCTGAATTGGAGCGCTGCCTCAAGCTCCTTCGAAAGCACTACGCCCCCCAGCGTATTCTACTCTTTGGCTCCCTTGCCGATGAGCAAGTCGATGAATGGTCGGATATTGACTTGGTTATCATCAAACAGACCAAGCAAAAATTTCTTGACCGAACGCGTGAGGTGATACAGCTCCTGCAGCCAAAGGTTGGGATGGACATTCTCGTTTACACTCCTGAAGAGTTTGCCCAACTTACGCAGGAGCGCTCGTTCGCACGGGATGAAATCCTTGCCAAAGGAAAGGTGATCTATGAAGGAAAGTGATCGTTGGCTATTCTTTGCGCGGCAGGATTTACGCATGGCGGAACTGGC harbors:
- a CDS encoding nucleotidyltransferase domain-containing protein, which encodes MSRINGMEKKARARRALLKSELERCLKLLRKHYAPQRILLFGSLADEQVDEWSDIDLVIIKQTKQKFLDRTREVIQLLQPKVGMDILVYTPEEFAQLTQERSFARDEILAKGKVIYEGK